The following are encoded together in the Anopheles nili chromosome 3, idAnoNiliSN_F5_01, whole genome shotgun sequence genome:
- the LOC128723384 gene encoding adult cuticle protein 1-like — translation MKCIAAVVMMTLAVAVQGSSVSYWGNGAALPYLAPAPIGSWVQDNSYARIVSPWNYAYQAPVAYVEPSYAYQPAVVAVAPKEARYLAANRGAVHEAPLPGHVVNQQSLNLAPAPGTL, via the exons ATGAAG TGCATCGCAGCTGTAGTCATGATGACGCTCGCCGTTGCCGTCCAGGGATCGTCCGTGAGCTACTGGGGTAATGGGGCGGCTCTGCCTTATCTGGCGCCGGCCCCCATCGGAAGCTGGGTACAGGACAATTCATACGCCAGAATTGTATCTCCATGGAACTACGCTTACCAGGCCCCAGTCGCGTACGTCGAGCCATCGTACGCCTACcagccggcggtggtggccgtGGCCCCAAAGGAAGCTCGCTATTTGGCCGCCAATCGTGGTGCTGTCCATGAGGCTCCTCTGCCAGGACACGTCGTTAACCAGCAGTCGCTGAACCTGGCCCCGGCTCCGGGCACTCTGTGA
- the LOC128723383 gene encoding adult cuticle protein 1-like, whose protein sequence is MKCIIVAVMVALAVAVEGSAYASYAVPLAYSVPQTTVVQQNVAPKYVVSGYATPYVASPYVAAPYVASPYVAAHGYAATAVHPVTYAAPAATVYTPHVQHEARYVAANRGAVHEAPLAGHAVNQQSLNLAPAPGTL, encoded by the exons ATGAAG TGCATCATCGTTGCAGTCATGGTCGCCCTGGCCGTTGCCGTTGAGGGAAGCGCCTACGCGTCGTACGCCGTCCCGCTGGCCTACTCTGTTCCACAGACCACAGTTGTCCAGCAGAACGTTGCCCCGAAGTACGTCGTGTCGGGTTATGCCACCCCGTACGTGGCCTCACCATATGTGGCCGCTCCGTATGTGGCCTCACCGTACGTGGCCGCTCATGGATACGCCGCAACTGCTGTTCATCCGGTTACCTACGCTGCTCCAGCTGCCACCGTGTATACTCCTCACGTTCAGCATGAGGCTCGTTACGTCGCTGCTAACCGTGGTGCCGTCCATGAGGCTCCTTTGGCCGGACATGCTGTCAACCAGCAATCGCTGAACCTGGCCCCGGCTCCTGGTACGCTGTAA
- the LOC128723849 gene encoding uncharacterized protein LOC128723849 yields MKLIATAVLMMSVAAVTVAGHAIAPYAAAPGYVEHAIHDTAAVAGAYYGAHYAPHGYALSGFAAPYASYYGNPSGTYSYWGEHGPTVVQENAASLHGPVAAHHLYAPYSPTFYDHHGLGKPTIVQANVAASLANHWGYPSAYGAYGHGYGYDYNKYLL; encoded by the exons ATGAAG CTCATCGCCACTGCTGTTCTAATGATGAGTGTTGCTGCCGTCACCGTGGCAGGACACGCCATCGCACCGTATGCTGCAGCCCCAGGATATGTGGAGCATGCCATCCACGATACGGCCGCCGTGGCGGGTGCATATTACGGCGCACATTACGCGCCACATGGATATGCGCTTTCGGGCTTTGCCGCACCGTATGCTTCCTACTATGGCAACCCCTCGGGTACCTACAGCTACTGGGGCGAGCATGGGCCGACGGTGGTGCAGGAGAATGCGGCCAGTCTTCACGGACCGGTGGCGGCTCATCATCTCTACGCGCCCTACTCGCCGACGTTCTACGATCACCACGGCTTGGGGAAGCCAACCATCGTTCAAGCTAATGTTGCTGCCAGTCTGGCCAATCACTGGGGATATCCGTCGGCATACGGAGCGTACGGTCATGGGTATGGATATGACTACAATAAGTACTTGTTGTAA
- the LOC128723441 gene encoding adult cuticle protein 1-like — protein sequence MKCIVAAVAVIALAVAAEAGYPYAGYPYAGYGATVIQANAPAWPYAGYPYAHAAAYPYAAAAAYPAAIAAYAAPHAAYLAAPHAPLASVAHHAGVVPGATSVTATRGAVHVAPLPGHAVSQKQLNLAPAPGTI from the exons ATGAAG TGCATCGTTGCCGCCGTTGCCGTCATCGCCCTGGCCGTCGCCGCTGAGGCTGGCTATCCTTATGCTGGATATCCTTACGCCGGATACGGAGCCACCGTGATCCAGGCGAATGCCCCAGCCTGGCCGTACGCTGGATATCCTTATGCTCATGCTGCCGCTTACCCGtacgccgccgccgctgcctACCCTGCTGCCATCGCTGCCTATGCTGCCCCGCATGCCGCCTACCTGGCCGCCCCGCACGCTCCGCTCGCCTCGGTTGCCCACCATGCTGGTGTTGTCCCTGGAGCTACCTCGGTGACGGCGACTCGTGGTGCTGTCCATGTTGCGCCTCTGCCAGGACACGCCGTGTCGCAGAAGCAGCTCAACCTGGCCCCGGCCCCTGGAACCATCTAA
- the LOC128723850 gene encoding keratin-associated protein 19-2-like has translation MKVFIAAITLVVLAVAEASYLPYGGGLVSGYTTGWPVTSSVAYPSYGLYGKSVLPLATKYAYPSVYGGYPLVNKVVSYSAPATVYGGAKLLGYGGYGYGGYGYGAGYGYGAGYGYGYGKVLPSKYYW, from the exons ATGAAG GTCTTCATCGCCGCGATCACCCTGGTTGTGCTGGCTGTTGCCGAGGCGTCCTATCTGCCGTACGGAGGTGGACTTGTTAGCGGTTACACCACGGGCTGGCCAGTGACATCATCGGTCGCCTACCCTTCGTACGGATTGTACGGCAAGTCGGTGCTTCCATTGGCCACTAAGTACGCCTACCCGTCGGTGTACGGTGGGTATCCGCTGGTGAACAAAGTCGTGTCCTATTCGGCCCCTGCAACTGTCTACGGTGGTGCGAAGCTGCTCGGATACGGTGGATATGGATACGGTGGTTACGGATACGGTGCCGGCTACGGGTATGGTGCCGGTTACGGATACGGCTACGGAAAGGTGCTGCCATCGAAGTACTACTGGTAG
- the LOC128725386 gene encoding adult cuticle protein 1-like: MKCMVAAVILALAVVSEAGILPYGGWPYAHLAAPTVIQSNVLAHPYGAISHAAIHSAYAHAAYAPHAAILAAPHAAIWAAPHAPAASVAHHAGVVPGATSVTATRGAVHVAPLPGHAVSQQQLNLAPAPGTI; this comes from the exons ATGAAG TGCATGGTAGCTGCAGTCATCTTGGCCCTGGCCGTCGTCTCGGAAGCTGGTATCCTGCCGTACGGAGGTTGGCCCTACGCACATCTGGCCGCTCCGACCGTGATCCAGTCGAACGTGTTGGCTCATCCGTATGGTGCCATCTCGCACGCTGCCATCCATAGTGCTTACGCCCACGCTGCTTATGCTCCACATGCCGCCATCTTGGCTGCCCCGCATGCTGCCATCTGGGCCGCTCCTCATGCTCCAGCTGCCTCGGTTGCCCACCATGCTGGTGTTGTTCCTGGAGCTACCTCGGTGACGGCTACTCGTGGTGCTGTCCATGTTGCGCCTCTGCCAGGACACGCTGtgtcgcagcagcagcttaaCCTTGCCCCGGCACCTGGAACGATCTAA
- the LOC128726737 gene encoding uncharacterized protein LOC128726737 — translation MVFPSKALRRITLTVVGFVAIFASPSNAGFYPGLSLEGWPYAFPLGPWHDATPIQPYNEPVPIIPVISAHLAEYPGAMSIAATRGAIHIAPLPGHSISQFQYNLDAPPGTY, via the exons ATGGTG TTCCCCAGCAAAGCGTTAAGGAGGATCACACTGACGGTGGTCGGTTTTGTGGCGATCTTCGCGAGTCCTTCAAACGCTGGCTTCTATCCGGGCCTTTCGTTAGAGGGATGGCCGTACGCGTTCCCACTTGGACCGTGGCATGATGCGACTCCGATTCAACCGTACAACGAACCAGTCCCGATCATACCCGTCATTTCGGCTCATCTCGCTGAGTATCCGGGTGCGATGTCGATTGCGGCCACGCGTGGTGCCATCCATATCGCACCCCTACCTGGACACTCGATCTCGCAGTTCCAGTACAACCTGGACGCTCCTCCTGGGACGTATTAA
- the LOC128723851 gene encoding uncharacterized protein LOC128723851, producing MKLLITTLSLAILATASCTGHSTNQALFTPYEPVHPLDEGYFPRPKFFERVETALLQEHPVVVRFPDTHPKVTPVHQHQDAFLADQHYLSFVAPSSSLVAYVPVQRGHLGPWAVPNVFIKGQGYSTNQYVAPALMQKLLAQDPR from the exons atgaAG CTTCTCATCACCACATTGTCACTCGCCATTCTCGCAACGGCTTCCTGCACTGGCCACTCAACCAATCAGGCACTTTTCACGCCCTACGAACCGGTTCATCCCCTCGACGAAGGATACTTCCCTCGGCCAAAGTTCTTCGAGCGTGTAGAAACGGCCCTGCTGCAGGAACACCCCGTGGTCGTACGTTTTCCGGACACCCATCCAAAGGTCACTCCAGTTCACCAGCACCAGGACGCGTTCCTGGCGGACCAACACTACCTGAGCTTCGTTGCACCCTCTTCATCGCTTGTGGCGTACGTTCCAGTTCAGCGGGGCCATCTTGGCCCTTGGGCCGTACCAAATGTCTTCATCAAGGGCCAAGGATACAGCACCAACCAGTACGTCGCGCCAGCGCTGATGCAAAAGCTTCTCGCACAGGATCCTCGGTAA
- the LOC128723852 gene encoding adult cuticle protein 1-like encodes MKCVIALVIVAAALFRVEGSVIPLALAPGLAIAAPAGLAIPGATVVQSNPPPTVLQALPSPIAVDISGHPAAWILAPGPTLALAPAPAVVALAPPPAATAVSATRGSVHVAPLPGHAVSQTQLNLAPAPGSE; translated from the exons ATGAAG TGTGTCATTGCGCTGGTGATCGTTGCAGCTGCGCTGTTTCGTGTCGAAGGATCCGTGATCCCGTTGGCACTGGCTCCAGGACTTGCGATCGCGGCCCCGGCAGGACTCGCCATTCCCGGTGCAACCGTCGTTCAAtccaatccaccaccgacagtCCTTCAAGCGCTACCGTCCCCGATTGCAGTGGACATTTCGGGACATCCTGCGGCCTGGATCCTGGCACCAGGACCAACCCTTGCTCTTGCACCTGCTCCTGCCGTGGTGGCCTTAGCACCTCCACCAGCTGCGACGGCCGTTTCCGCAACACGTGGCTCCGTCCACGTGGCTCCACTGCCAGGACACGCCGTGTCGCAGACACAACTCAACCTGGCTCCAGCTCCTGGTTCGGAGTAA